Proteins encoded by one window of Isachenkonia alkalipeptolytica:
- a CDS encoding type III pantothenate kinase, translating to MLLVIDIGNTNVVLGVYRGKELVDFWRIGTDKDKTSDEYSVLIDQLFSYKGLERRKVKDVIISSVVPDLMHSLENTVIKLFGVNPLIVGPGVKTGMNVKYDNPRQVGADRIVNAVAAYEKYNGPLIVIDFGTATTFCAISSQGEYLGGTIAPGIKISSEALFQRASKLPRVELIKPGKTICKNTVNSMQSGIIYGYAGLVEQIVKKMKKEFKSNGVKVIATGGLATLIDSETQCIDKIDKFLTLDGLQIIFQRNEEDRQKKIQEKQAR from the coding sequence ATGTTATTAGTCATTGATATAGGAAATACCAATGTGGTTTTAGGGGTCTATCGAGGCAAAGAGCTGGTGGACTTTTGGCGCATTGGCACGGACAAAGACAAAACTTCAGACGAGTACAGCGTATTGATTGATCAGCTTTTCAGTTACAAAGGACTGGAAAGACGAAAAGTAAAGGATGTAATTATCTCCTCGGTGGTTCCGGATCTTATGCATTCCTTAGAGAACACCGTAATCAAACTTTTCGGAGTTAATCCCTTAATAGTGGGGCCCGGAGTAAAAACCGGTATGAATGTGAAGTACGATAACCCGAGACAGGTCGGGGCGGACAGGATCGTGAATGCGGTGGCCGCCTATGAAAAGTACAACGGCCCCTTGATCGTGATCGATTTTGGCACCGCCACCACCTTTTGTGCCATATCCTCCCAAGGCGAATATCTGGGCGGGACCATTGCCCCGGGTATCAAAATTTCCAGTGAAGCCCTGTTTCAACGGGCCTCGAAGCTGCCCCGGGTGGAACTGATCAAGCCGGGAAAAACCATCTGTAAAAATACGGTAAACTCCATGCAGTCGGGGATTATCTATGGTTACGCCGGTCTGGTGGAACAAATCGTCAAGAAAATGAAAAAAGAGTTCAAAAGCAATGGAGTAAAGGTTATTGCCACCGGGGGGCTGGCGACGCTAATCGATAGTGAAACCCAATGCATCGATAAAATCGATAAGTTTTTAACCCTGGACGGCTTGCAAATTATTTTCCAACGGAATGAAGAGGATCGACAAAAAAAGATACAGGAAAAACAAGCCAGGTGA